One genomic region from Candidatus Endomicrobiellum trichonymphae encodes:
- the dxs gene encoding 1-deoxy-D-xylulose-5-phosphate synthase — MKVLDSISNPQDLKKLKKENLIDLAKEIREEIINTVSKNGGHLASSLGVVDLSIAIHYVFDSPHDKIIWDVGHQSYAHKILTGRKSKFKTIRTHSGLSGFPKRSESEYDAFSVGHSSTSISAALGFAAARDLKNEDYKIVAVIGDGSMTCGLAFEGLQNAGHLKKNMLVILNDNEMFISQKVGAVAGYLAKLLTAGMARKFEEKVMKTVSRFHGFGSPVGKFIKRVKVMLFPGMFFEEMGFTYIGPVQGHNINNLIVILENLKDVKTPVLLHVITKKGKGYAPAEEDPVKFHSVGKFDIKSGRIAKGEAITYTKVFSDTLIELAQSDDKIVAVTAAMPEGTGLDKFSEKFPDRYFDVGIAEGHAVTFAAAMAAGGMHPVCAIYSTFMQRAIDNIIHDVALQNLPVVFAVDRAGLVGEDGGTHHGAFDLSYLNYIPNLVIMSPSDENELRNMLKTALNSNTPCVIRYPKGTGIGAALYKLPCCILQIGKATVLRQGRDICFLAIGNHVETCLKASDLLLERNVNASVVNMRFLKPLDINTLKEMLLKTRKFITVEENALTGGFGETVKAFLCSSGAVVECIGLPDKFIEHGSLRFLRGKYGFTPESIVEKALQML; from the coding sequence TTGAAAGTATTAGACAGTATAAGCAATCCTCAGGATTTAAAAAAATTAAAAAAAGAAAATCTCATTGATCTTGCAAAAGAAATAAGAGAAGAAATAATAAATACAGTCTCAAAAAATGGTGGACATTTAGCCTCAAGCCTCGGTGTTGTTGATCTGTCCATTGCGATACATTACGTATTTGATTCTCCTCATGATAAAATAATCTGGGATGTTGGACATCAGTCTTATGCACATAAAATTCTTACCGGAAGAAAAAGTAAATTCAAAACTATAAGAACGCATAGCGGCTTAAGCGGCTTTCCGAAAAGATCCGAATCGGAATACGATGCTTTCAGCGTAGGACATTCTTCAACTTCAATTTCAGCGGCATTAGGGTTTGCCGCAGCGAGAGATTTAAAAAATGAAGATTATAAAATAGTTGCTGTTATAGGCGATGGTTCTATGACGTGCGGACTTGCTTTTGAAGGTTTACAAAACGCGGGACATTTAAAAAAGAATATGCTTGTTATATTAAATGATAATGAAATGTTTATTTCGCAGAAAGTCGGTGCTGTTGCCGGATATCTTGCAAAACTTTTAACTGCGGGCATGGCGCGGAAATTTGAAGAAAAAGTTATGAAGACCGTAAGCAGGTTTCACGGTTTTGGGTCGCCGGTTGGAAAATTTATAAAAAGAGTAAAAGTTATGCTTTTCCCCGGCATGTTTTTTGAAGAAATGGGTTTTACATATATAGGTCCCGTGCAGGGGCATAACATAAATAATTTGATCGTGATTCTTGAAAACCTGAAAGATGTAAAAACCCCGGTGCTGTTGCACGTTATTACAAAAAAAGGAAAAGGGTATGCCCCGGCTGAAGAAGATCCCGTAAAATTTCACAGCGTTGGAAAATTTGATATTAAAAGTGGCAGAATTGCAAAAGGAGAAGCTATTACTTATACAAAGGTTTTTTCTGATACTCTTATAGAATTAGCTCAATCTGATGATAAAATAGTCGCAGTAACAGCAGCCATGCCTGAAGGGACCGGTCTTGATAAATTTTCTGAAAAATTTCCTGACAGATATTTTGATGTCGGTATTGCCGAAGGACATGCTGTAACTTTTGCAGCTGCAATGGCGGCAGGCGGTATGCATCCGGTGTGCGCAATATACTCGACTTTTATGCAGAGAGCGATTGACAATATTATACATGACGTAGCTTTACAGAATCTTCCGGTTGTTTTTGCTGTAGACAGAGCGGGGCTTGTTGGAGAAGACGGCGGAACTCATCACGGCGCTTTTGATTTATCCTATTTAAATTATATTCCAAACCTCGTTATCATGTCCCCGTCTGATGAAAACGAATTGCGGAATATGCTTAAAACGGCTTTAAATTCAAATACGCCCTGCGTAATAAGATACCCCAAAGGCACCGGTATAGGTGCAGCATTGTATAAATTGCCGTGCTGCATACTGCAGATAGGAAAAGCTACGGTTTTAAGACAAGGAAGAGATATTTGTTTTCTTGCAATCGGGAATCATGTAGAGACATGCTTAAAGGCCTCAGATTTGCTTTTAGAAAGAAATGTAAATGCTTCCGTTGTAAACATGAGATTTTTGAAACCGCTTGATATTAATACCTTAAAAGAAATGCTTTTAAAAACAAGGAAGTTTATTACGGTTGAAGAAAACGCTTTGACAGGTGGGTTTGGCGAAACTGTAAAAGCTTTTTTATGCAGCAGTGGAGCTGTCGTTGAGTGCATAGGTTTGCCCGATAAGTTTATAGAGCACGGAAGTTTGAGATTTTTAAGGGGAAAATACGGTTTTACGCCGGAAAGCATAGTGGAGAAGGCATTACAAATGCTGTGA
- a CDS encoding TlyA family RNA methyltransferase, giving the protein MKKKKNKKRLDVLLFEKGFAETRTKAQAFIMSGNIFVNNQIQYRPGTLVGKEDSIEVRNANPYVSRGGLKLESVLETLAIDLEGYICLDIGASTGGFTDCMLQKGAIKVYAVDVGAGQLHYKLRQDKRVVNIENVNFRYFDNSFLKDNIDFTTIDVSFISLDKILPVAYRSISKNGFVLAMIKPQFELEASEIKKGVVRDKKLRQKAINKIKKVALDLGFKIISEADSCLKGLRGNLEHFIFLSKKHIFF; this is encoded by the coding sequence ATGAAAAAAAAGAAAAATAAAAAACGTCTTGATGTTTTGCTTTTTGAAAAAGGGTTTGCTGAAACTCGTACAAAAGCGCAGGCTTTTATAATGAGCGGAAACATTTTTGTAAATAATCAGATTCAGTATAGACCTGGAACTTTAGTGGGAAAAGAAGATTCGATTGAAGTGAGAAATGCAAATCCGTACGTTTCGCGCGGTGGATTAAAACTGGAATCTGTTTTGGAAACTCTTGCTATTGATTTAGAAGGATATATTTGTTTAGATATAGGGGCGTCGACAGGCGGTTTTACGGATTGTATGCTTCAAAAAGGCGCAATTAAAGTTTATGCGGTAGATGTCGGAGCAGGTCAGCTACATTATAAGTTGAGACAAGACAAACGTGTTGTCAATATTGAAAATGTTAATTTCAGGTATTTTGACAACTCTTTTTTAAAAGACAATATAGATTTTACGACGATAGATGTTTCTTTTATATCTCTTGATAAAATTTTGCCTGTAGCATACAGAAGTATTTCGAAAAATGGTTTCGTTTTAGCTATGATAAAGCCGCAGTTTGAGCTTGAAGCGTCGGAAATAAAAAAAGGCGTTGTAAGAGATAAAAAATTAAGACAAAAAGCCATAAATAAAATTAAAAAAGTCGCATTGGATCTGGGATTTAAAATAATTTCCGAAGCCGATTCCTGTCTAAAGGGACTCAGAGGAAATCTAGAACATTTTATTTTTTTGAGTAAAAAGCATATTTTCTTTTGA
- the leuS gene encoding leucine--tRNA ligase gives MTDYNHSEIEKKWQKKWKGDRVFETKEQQGKEKYYCLVMLPYPSGNLHMGHVRNYSIGDVFARFHKMTGKNVLHPMGWDAFGLPAENAAIKNKIHPAKWTKQNIAHMREQLKVLGISYDWNREFATCTPEYYRWNQWFFIKMWERGLIFRKSANVNWCPSCNTVLANEQVSKGLCWRCDSHTQQRDLEQWFIKITDYADELLEGHKQLCGWPEQVLSMQKDWIGKSFGMEIEFAVTGTGKKLKIFTTRPDTLFGATFIVVAPEHKIIDEMKSQITNYNEIAKYVIESGGKSNIERSSCKEKTGIRLEGINALNPAIGEEIPIFTADYVLAGYGTGAIMAVPAHDQRDWEFAKKYNIPVIEVIKSSNSCDGNQSVDKDIYEDKGVLVNSRQFNGIKSSEAFDIISEWVEKQDFGKKIINFKLKDWLISRRRYWGTPIPMIHCKICGTVPVPEKDLPVMLPEDAEFTGEGESPLKSSKTFVNVKCPKCGMDAKRETDTMDTFVDSSWYYARYCDNRNDNAAFDSAKVNYWMPVNQYVGGIEHACMHLIYSRFWYKVMRDLGIVKHGEPFENLLTQGMVTLAGSVMSKSKGNIVSPDEIIEKYGADTARLFTLFAAPPQKQLDWSMEGVEGCWRFINRIWRLFDIVHTKTEFSATEKDKNDILRIMHRTIKKVTVDIEKEFQFNTAISSVMELVNALYTYKYHSNDDGISAEVYKTVILLMTPFTPHLCEEIWDRLGYKEYVSVYPWPSFDESTIKQSSVELPVQINGKLRGKIIVSAEDSEDEVKKIIEKDKKIAVQLKGRQIAKFIYVKGRIVTIFVR, from the coding sequence ATGACAGACTACAATCATTCTGAAATTGAGAAAAAATGGCAGAAAAAATGGAAAGGAGATAGAGTTTTTGAAACTAAAGAGCAGCAAGGAAAAGAAAAATATTATTGTCTTGTTATGCTTCCTTACCCTTCGGGTAATTTACACATGGGACATGTGAGGAATTACAGTATCGGAGATGTTTTTGCGCGTTTTCACAAAATGACAGGAAAAAATGTTTTACATCCCATGGGCTGGGATGCCTTTGGACTTCCCGCGGAGAATGCGGCCATAAAAAATAAAATTCATCCCGCAAAATGGACAAAACAAAATATTGCCCATATGAGAGAGCAGTTAAAAGTTCTTGGTATCTCTTACGACTGGAACAGAGAATTTGCAACATGTACTCCCGAATACTATAGATGGAATCAATGGTTTTTTATAAAAATGTGGGAAAGAGGTTTGATTTTTAGAAAAAGTGCGAATGTCAATTGGTGTCCGTCATGCAATACTGTTCTTGCAAATGAACAAGTTTCAAAGGGATTGTGCTGGAGATGCGATAGCCATACGCAGCAAAGGGATTTAGAGCAGTGGTTTATAAAAATTACAGATTATGCTGATGAGCTTTTAGAAGGACATAAACAGCTGTGCGGCTGGCCTGAGCAGGTTTTGTCGATGCAGAAAGACTGGATAGGCAAATCCTTTGGAATGGAAATTGAGTTCGCAGTGACGGGAACCGGCAAAAAATTAAAGATATTTACAACAAGACCCGACACGCTTTTCGGAGCAACTTTTATAGTTGTAGCGCCGGAGCATAAAATTATAGACGAGATGAAATCTCAAATTACAAATTATAATGAAATTGCAAAATATGTGATTGAAAGCGGCGGAAAATCAAATATAGAAAGATCTTCATGTAAAGAAAAAACCGGAATAAGACTTGAAGGTATTAATGCATTAAACCCTGCTATCGGAGAAGAAATTCCGATTTTTACGGCGGATTATGTTTTAGCGGGTTACGGTACCGGCGCAATTATGGCAGTGCCGGCTCATGATCAAAGAGATTGGGAATTTGCAAAGAAATATAATATCCCTGTTATAGAAGTTATAAAAAGCAGTAATTCTTGTGACGGGAATCAATCTGTTGATAAAGATATTTACGAAGACAAAGGCGTGCTTGTAAATTCTAGACAGTTTAACGGAATAAAATCTTCTGAAGCTTTTGACATAATTTCAGAGTGGGTTGAAAAACAGGATTTCGGGAAAAAAATAATAAATTTCAAACTTAAAGACTGGCTTATATCAAGGCGGAGATATTGGGGAACTCCGATACCTATGATTCATTGCAAAATATGCGGTACTGTTCCCGTGCCTGAAAAAGATTTGCCGGTAATGCTTCCTGAAGACGCTGAATTTACCGGAGAGGGAGAGTCGCCATTAAAATCAAGCAAGACTTTTGTGAATGTAAAATGTCCTAAATGCGGTATGGACGCTAAAAGAGAGACTGATACAATGGACACTTTTGTGGATTCTTCATGGTATTATGCAAGATACTGCGATAATCGCAATGACAATGCGGCTTTTGACAGCGCGAAAGTGAATTATTGGATGCCAGTAAATCAATACGTAGGCGGGATAGAGCATGCGTGCATGCATTTGATATATTCAAGGTTCTGGTATAAAGTTATGAGAGATTTGGGGATTGTAAAGCATGGCGAACCCTTTGAGAATCTTTTAACTCAAGGGATGGTGACTCTAGCCGGTAGCGTTATGTCTAAATCAAAAGGGAATATTGTAAGCCCCGATGAAATAATTGAAAAGTACGGCGCGGATACGGCTAGGCTTTTTACTCTTTTTGCCGCGCCGCCGCAGAAACAACTCGATTGGTCAATGGAAGGCGTTGAAGGATGCTGGAGATTTATAAATAGAATATGGCGTCTTTTTGATATAGTTCATACTAAGACCGAGTTTTCGGCGACTGAAAAAGACAAAAATGATATTTTAAGAATAATGCATAGGACAATTAAAAAAGTTACTGTTGACATTGAAAAAGAGTTTCAATTTAATACGGCGATTTCTTCTGTTATGGAACTTGTAAATGCTTTATATACTTATAAATATCATTCAAATGATGACGGAATATCTGCAGAAGTATATAAAACTGTTATACTTTTAATGACTCCGTTTACGCCTCATCTCTGTGAGGAAATATGGGATAGGTTAGGATATAAAGAGTATGTGTCGGTTTATCCGTGGCCTTCTTTTGACGAAAGTACGATAAAACAGTCTTCTGTTGAACTTCCCGTGCAGATAAACGGAAAGTTGAGAGGCAAAATAATAGTTTCTGCAGAAGACAGCGAAGATGAAGTTAAAAAGATTATAGAAAAAGACAAAAAAATTGCGGTGCAGTTAAAAGGTAGACAGATAGCAAAATTTATATATGTTAAAGGCAGGATCGTCACAATATTTGTTAGATAG
- the lptE gene encoding LPS assembly lipoprotein LptE: protein MKKFMLILALFILLSAYLISCSYLRSPAAVKILPEYIKKVYVKSFNSTKQFDIEIEFTDVIKKEIIMDGRLSLADTEEEADVVFIAIIEKYSLQPLTYDENRMSLRYKLSIKANILLSDKNKSVIWKNTNIERVHIYRDCIRDLYNGIIFYDGMSERKARSVVFNKFSKYIVRQMAR, encoded by the coding sequence ATGAAAAAATTTATGCTGATTTTGGCTTTATTTATTTTGCTTTCAGCATATTTAATATCATGTTCTTATTTACGCAGTCCTGCTGCCGTTAAGATATTGCCGGAGTATATTAAGAAAGTTTATGTAAAGTCTTTTAATAGTACCAAACAGTTTGATATTGAAATAGAATTTACAGATGTTATTAAAAAAGAAATAATAATGGACGGGCGCCTTTCTTTGGCAGATACCGAAGAAGAGGCTGACGTCGTTTTTATCGCTATAATTGAAAAATATAGTTTGCAGCCGCTCACTTATGATGAAAATAGGATGAGTCTTAGATATAAACTTTCTATTAAAGCGAATATTTTGCTTAGTGACAAAAATAAAAGCGTAATTTGGAAGAATACGAACATAGAAAGAGTGCATATTTACAGGGATTGTATACGTGATCTATACAATGGAATAATATTTTATGACGGAATGAGTGAAAGAAAGGCCAGAAGCGTTGTCTTTAATAAGTTTTCAAAGTATATTGTAAGACAAATGGCAAGATGA
- the prfB gene encoding peptide chain release factor 2 produces MDSKLNRIKNLELEILEPDFWNDQNKAKKTMAELDDLKNVCRLWYDMSREVKDLIDLSMLAADENDEKLLKDVEDGSKKLEKELSVFEVRTKLGGEHDKNNAIISIHAGAGGTESCDWAQILLRMYSRWAEDKGFKTEVVDSLDGDEAGIKNITMIIRGEYAYGFLQSEIGVHRLVRISPFDSNKRRHTSFSSVDVIPEVEDSIDIIIEDKDIRIDTYRASGAGGQHINKTDSAVRVTHLATEITVQSQNDRSQIKNRTTAMKLLKARLYELEQEKQRASYEKHYNEKGAIEWSSQIRSYVFMPYQLVKDHRTGYKTLRMDLVMDGDIDDFISAYLSWKLEKKK; encoded by the coding sequence ATTGATTCAAAACTGAATCGAATCAAAAACCTTGAGCTTGAAATATTGGAACCGGATTTTTGGAATGATCAAAATAAAGCCAAAAAAACTATGGCAGAACTCGATGATTTAAAAAATGTATGCCGGTTATGGTATGATATGAGCAGAGAGGTTAAAGATTTAATCGATTTGAGCATGCTTGCGGCGGACGAAAACGATGAAAAACTTTTAAAAGATGTTGAAGATGGTAGTAAAAAACTTGAAAAAGAACTTTCGGTTTTTGAAGTCAGAACAAAACTCGGTGGAGAACACGACAAAAACAATGCAATTATCTCTATACACGCCGGTGCTGGGGGAACGGAATCATGCGATTGGGCTCAGATTTTATTAAGGATGTATTCAAGATGGGCTGAAGATAAGGGTTTTAAAACAGAAGTTGTTGACAGTCTGGACGGTGACGAAGCCGGAATAAAAAATATAACTATGATAATAAGGGGTGAATATGCTTACGGATTTTTACAGTCAGAAATAGGCGTCCATAGACTGGTTAGAATTTCTCCGTTTGATTCAAACAAAAGAAGACATACATCTTTCAGCTCGGTTGATGTTATACCAGAAGTGGAAGATAGTATTGATATAATTATTGAAGATAAAGACATAAGAATTGACACTTATAGAGCTTCTGGAGCCGGAGGGCAGCATATAAATAAAACCGATTCCGCAGTGAGAGTAACTCATTTGGCAACTGAAATAACAGTCCAATCTCAAAATGACCGTTCACAGATAAAAAACAGAACGACTGCAATGAAACTTTTAAAAGCCAGACTATATGAGCTTGAGCAGGAAAAGCAAAGGGCTTCTTATGAGAAGCACTATAATGAAAAAGGTGCTATAGAATGGAGTAGCCAGATACGTTCTTATGTTTTTATGCCGTATCAGCTTGTGAAAGATCACAGAACAGGATATAAAACGTTGCGGATGGATTTAGTTATGGATGGAGATATTGACGATTTTATAAGTGCGTATTTATCATGGAAACTTGAGAAAAAGAAATAA
- a CDS encoding phosphatidylserine decarboxylase produces the protein MRIVKEGYQFIIVPLILGLVFLIAGRGIILIAMVTLCVLVSLFCLYFFRDPEIEITRGDNLILSPCNGMVLEVSENETEKVIRVFLSVLDVHLQRSPVPGKVKSVEYKSGKFLKAIEPQAHIVNEQNIITIENESGKYLVKQIAGILARRCVSWVKPGDVLKPGDKIGMIKFSSQVDLHIPRNTDIKVSRGDKVVSGVTIFATLNK, from the coding sequence ATGCGAATTGTAAAAGAAGGGTATCAGTTCATTATAGTTCCGCTTATTTTAGGTTTGGTATTTCTGATTGCGGGTCGGGGCATAATTTTAATTGCGATGGTAACTTTGTGCGTTTTGGTTTCGTTGTTCTGCCTATATTTTTTTAGAGATCCCGAAATAGAGATAACAAGAGGAGATAATTTAATTCTTTCTCCGTGCAACGGAATGGTTTTGGAAGTGAGCGAAAATGAAACAGAAAAAGTTATAAGAGTATTTTTATCGGTTTTGGATGTGCATTTGCAACGTTCGCCAGTTCCGGGAAAAGTTAAAAGTGTTGAATATAAGTCCGGGAAGTTTTTAAAAGCTATTGAACCTCAGGCTCACATAGTTAACGAACAAAACATTATAACTATAGAAAATGAAAGCGGTAAATATCTTGTCAAACAGATTGCTGGTATACTTGCAAGAAGATGCGTTTCATGGGTAAAGCCCGGCGATGTTTTAAAGCCTGGCGATAAAATAGGCATGATAAAGTTCAGTTCTCAAGTGGATTTGCATATTCCCAGGAACACTGATATTAAAGTAAGTCGGGGCGATAAGGTTGTGTCGGGCGTGACAATTTTTGCAACTTTAAATAAATAG
- the pssA gene encoding CDP-diacylglycerol--serine O-phosphatidyltransferase, with the protein MSENLKKGIYIIPSLFTCGNISCGCLSIISSINGNFTKSSWLLIFAIAFDMMDGRIARLTKTTSEFGVQLDSLSDLTSFGIAPAVMMYQLVLTSMGKIGKSIFVLFILCSALRLAKFNVKANAKKVHSSFMGLPTPASAGLLISFVLSYELFIVDPGQSLTFNTIPILMKNMPAFFKTMPVIMVLLSLLMVSNIPYVSFKKMEFSSPKVFRLLILTVFFVWLIATFPQNIIFILFTLYAFSGIFAYAAKYWKILKRIYSSKVENNGN; encoded by the coding sequence ATGAGCGAAAACTTGAAAAAGGGCATTTATATAATACCGAGTCTTTTTACATGCGGAAATATAAGCTGCGGCTGTTTATCTATAATATCGTCTATAAACGGAAATTTTACAAAATCGTCGTGGCTTCTTATATTTGCCATAGCTTTTGATATGATGGACGGAAGAATTGCAAGGCTGACAAAAACGACAAGCGAGTTTGGCGTTCAGCTGGATTCTTTAAGCGATTTAACGTCGTTCGGAATTGCACCGGCGGTAATGATGTATCAACTTGTTTTAACTTCTATGGGAAAGATTGGCAAGTCAATTTTTGTATTGTTTATTTTATGCAGCGCTTTAAGACTTGCAAAGTTTAATGTTAAAGCAAATGCCAAAAAGGTGCATAGTTCTTTTATGGGACTGCCGACGCCAGCGTCGGCGGGACTGTTAATATCTTTTGTATTAAGTTACGAATTATTTATTGTAGATCCGGGTCAGTCTTTGACATTTAATACAATACCGATTTTGATGAAAAACATGCCGGCATTTTTTAAAACAATGCCTGTCATAATGGTGCTTTTGTCTTTACTTATGGTTTCAAATATTCCTTATGTTTCGTTTAAAAAAATGGAATTTTCAAGTCCTAAAGTGTTCAGACTTTTGATTTTGACGGTGTTTTTTGTATGGCTTATAGCTACCTTCCCGCAAAATATTATTTTTATATTGTTTACTTTATATGCTTTTTCTGGTATATTTGCCTATGCGGCTAAGTATTGGAAAATTTTAAAAAGAATTTATTCGTCAAAGGTAGAAAATAATGGAAATTGA
- a CDS encoding nucleoside-diphosphate kinase, with amino-acid sequence MEIEQLLILVKPDGIKKSLTGNILTKLSESRMIIIGAKTVKVSRDLAEAHYCHLKDKLFFNELLDYIRGKIYGEPWDRVLAFVYQGEDAVSRMRKIAGATNPEEADHVSIRGSYGRITTKGVYENVIHCSSDPSEAAREIKLWFKPEEIVKEIYPVKKIVVEKEEKIVWA; translated from the coding sequence ATGGAAATTGAACAGCTCTTAATTTTAGTTAAACCAGATGGAATTAAGAAGTCTTTGACAGGAAATATTTTAACTAAACTTTCAGAGTCCAGAATGATTATTATAGGAGCAAAAACAGTTAAGGTAAGCAGAGATTTGGCAGAAGCGCATTATTGTCATCTTAAAGATAAGCTTTTTTTCAACGAACTTCTAGATTATATTCGGGGTAAAATATACGGAGAACCTTGGGACAGAGTACTGGCATTTGTCTATCAAGGCGAGGATGCTGTTTCAAGGATGAGAAAAATTGCTGGAGCGACAAATCCCGAGGAAGCAGATCACGTTTCAATCAGAGGATCGTATGGAAGAATAACAACTAAAGGTGTGTATGAAAATGTCATACACTGTTCTTCAGATCCTTCGGAAGCCGCGAGAGAAATTAAACTGTGGTTTAAGCCTGAAGAAATAGTGAAAGAAATATATCCGGTGAAAAAAATTGTGGTCGAGAAAGAAGAGAAAATAGTTTGGGCATAG
- a CDS encoding phosphoenolpyruvate carboxykinase (GTP) produces MATPIELFIEEMQKLFQPDEVYIMDGSQEEAEKLANIAQKSKVDGKIVLEKLNEKEYPNSYYHRSNTNDVARTEHLTFVCTPSKTEAGPNNNWMDPVEAKEKMMGFFKGAMKGRTMYVIPFVMGPPKSKYAKNCIQVTDSVYVALSMRIMARVGKQAVERIGSSSDFFRGVHSIGDVNPDRRFIMHFPQENLVMSFGSGYGGNALLGKKCYSLRIGSYLGYQEGWLAEHMIIIGVEVPDGKVIYFLGAFPSACGKTNLALLEPVLKGYKVWTLGDDIAWINVGEDGRLYAINPEAGFFGVAPGTGLKTNPIMIKTLKNDKFFPTLFTNTAVDNSDNTPWWEGASDEIPSDLTNWQGQKYDKNLDKAAAHPNSRFTVSIYNCPTLSPEYNNPKGVPISGIIFGGRRKDTIPLVYEAKDWNSGVFTASIIGSETTAASSGQVGNVRRDPMAMLPFCGYNMGEYFQHWINIGKKVKKLPKIFMVNWFRKDENGKFMWPGFRDNSRIIKWMIYRIEGKTGAKESEIGLFPEENAIDLSGLDIKKETMEKLLKVDKQDWKREVAMIEEFYAKFGDKIPQDLRKHLTELKKKLGL; encoded by the coding sequence ATGGCAACGCCAATAGAATTATTTATTGAAGAAATGCAGAAGCTTTTTCAGCCCGATGAAGTTTATATAATGGACGGATCCCAGGAAGAAGCGGAGAAACTGGCAAACATTGCTCAGAAGTCAAAAGTGGATGGAAAAATTGTTTTAGAAAAATTAAATGAAAAAGAATATCCGAATTCATACTATCACCGTTCAAATACTAATGACGTTGCACGTACCGAACATTTAACTTTTGTCTGCACTCCTTCAAAAACAGAGGCGGGACCGAACAATAACTGGATGGATCCCGTAGAAGCAAAAGAAAAAATGATGGGATTTTTTAAAGGTGCGATGAAAGGAAGAACTATGTATGTTATTCCTTTTGTTATGGGTCCCCCAAAATCAAAATATGCGAAAAACTGTATTCAGGTGACAGATTCTGTTTATGTTGCTTTAAGTATGAGAATTATGGCCAGAGTCGGAAAACAGGCTGTTGAAAGAATAGGCAGTTCTTCTGATTTTTTCAGGGGGGTTCATTCAATCGGCGATGTAAATCCCGACAGAAGATTTATTATGCATTTTCCACAGGAAAATCTTGTTATGAGTTTTGGTTCGGGATATGGCGGAAATGCTTTACTCGGTAAGAAATGTTATTCTCTGAGGATTGGCTCTTATTTGGGTTATCAGGAGGGTTGGCTTGCTGAACACATGATTATCATAGGCGTAGAAGTTCCTGACGGAAAAGTAATATATTTTCTCGGGGCTTTCCCGTCTGCATGCGGAAAAACAAATCTCGCTCTTTTAGAACCTGTGCTTAAAGGATATAAAGTCTGGACTTTGGGAGACGATATTGCATGGATTAACGTCGGAGAAGACGGACGGCTTTATGCGATTAATCCTGAAGCCGGATTTTTCGGAGTTGCCCCGGGAACAGGGTTAAAGACAAATCCCATTATGATAAAAACTCTCAAAAACGATAAATTTTTTCCTACGTTGTTTACAAATACCGCTGTTGACAACAGCGACAATACTCCATGGTGGGAGGGAGCTTCTGATGAAATTCCATCGGACTTGACCAATTGGCAGGGACAAAAATATGACAAAAATTTAGACAAAGCTGCAGCTCATCCGAATTCAAGATTTACTGTCTCGATTTATAACTGTCCTACGCTTTCGCCTGAATATAATAATCCTAAAGGTGTTCCTATTTCTGGAATAATTTTTGGCGGACGTAGGAAAGATACGATTCCGCTTGTATATGAGGCAAAAGACTGGAACAGTGGTGTATTTACGGCTTCAATAATAGGGTCTGAAACAACCGCGGCTTCAAGTGGACAGGTGGGAAATGTCAGACGTGACCCGATGGCTATGCTTCCTTTCTGCGGATATAATATGGGAGAATATTTTCAGCACTGGATTAATATCGGTAAAAAAGTAAAAAAGTTGCCTAAAATTTTTATGGTGAATTGGTTTAGAAAAGACGAAAATGGCAAATTTATGTGGCCGGGATTTAGGGATAATTCAAGAATTATAAAATGGATGATATATAGAATTGAAGGAAAAACTGGAGCTAAAGAATCTGAAATAGGTTTATTTCCTGAAGAAAACGCCATAGATTTGAGCGGTTTGGATATTAAAAAAGAAACTATGGAAAAACTATTAAAAGTTGATAAGCAAGATTGGAAAAGAGAAGTGGCAATGATAGAGGAATTCTATGCTAAATTTGGCGACAAAATACCTCAGGATTTGAGAAAACATCTGACAGAACTTAAGAAAAAGCTTGGGCTGTAG